One Streptococcus sp. DTU_2020_1001019_1_SI_AUS_MUR_006 DNA window includes the following coding sequences:
- a CDS encoding DUF3013 family protein, whose protein sequence is MATYGFLDVLQEELEKNFPFDFEISWDKRNHAVEVSFLLEAQNSAGVEMLDEDGEVSSDDILFEEAVLFYNPAKSIVNEEDYLAVIPYLPKKGFSREFLAYFALFLKDTADVGLDALMDFLEDPEAEEFVMEWNQEVFEEGKVGLEEGEFYPYPRY, encoded by the coding sequence ATGGCAACATACGGATTTTTAGATGTTTTACAAGAAGAGTTGGAAAAGAACTTTCCCTTTGACTTTGAGATTAGCTGGGACAAGCGCAATCATGCGGTTGAAGTGAGTTTTCTGCTTGAGGCGCAAAATTCTGCAGGGGTGGAGATGTTAGATGAAGACGGAGAGGTTTCGTCAGATGATATCCTTTTTGAAGAAGCGGTACTTTTTTACAACCCTGCCAAGTCAATAGTTAATGAGGAAGACTATCTGGCAGTCATCCCTTATTTGCCGAAGAAAGGTTTTTCTCGTGAGTTTTTAGCTTATTTTGCGCTATTTCTTAAAGATACTGCAGATGTTGGACTAGATGCCCTCATGGACTTTTTGGAAGACCCAGAAGCAGAAGAATTCGTCATGGAATGGAACCAAGAAGTCTTTGAAGAAGGAAAAGTTGGATTGGAAGAAGGAGAATTTTACCCTTATCCGAGATATTAG